Proteins encoded within one genomic window of Sulfurovum sp. XGS-02:
- a CDS encoding NAD(P)/FAD-dependent oxidoreductase, with protein MARLVVMGGGVSGHTAATFAKKWLGKEHEVVVVTPNSQWNWIPSNIWVGVGEMTKEDVVFPLAPVYKKAGIDYRQALALSIHPNGKAGSDAPYIVIESTKEETKGQTEELTYDYLINATGPKLNFDATPGLGNGKGGVGEHTVSVCTADHAVHANEALKKVFEKAKAGERQKLLIGTGHGTCTCQGAAFEYIFNIEHEARKAGIRDMLDIKWISNESFLGDFGMGGLHMKVGGYTVSSKLFAESLYAERNVPWIIGAHVNKIEAGKLHYELLDGSIGEEEFDFSMLIPPFSGVGLQAYDKDGSDITDTLFAPNGFMKVDAKYDAGTYENWRASDWPRTYQNPLFKNIFACGIAFAPPHLISKPMSSPNGTPINPTPPRTGMPAGIIGKAVAHSVCDMIKSGGSAHLHEASMAEMGAACVASAGKGLFDGQAAAMTVYPVVPDFEKYPGTGRDTDYTFGEIGLAGHWIKHILHHMFIYKAKLKPGWTLIPE; from the coding sequence ATGGCACGATTGGTAGTAATGGGCGGTGGTGTTTCAGGACACACTGCAGCGACATTTGCAAAAAAATGGCTTGGCAAAGAACATGAAGTGGTAGTAGTGACCCCAAATTCCCAATGGAACTGGATTCCATCGAATATTTGGGTGGGGGTAGGAGAGATGACAAAAGAGGATGTTGTCTTTCCTCTCGCACCGGTCTATAAAAAAGCAGGGATCGACTACAGACAGGCCCTGGCACTCTCCATCCATCCAAACGGAAAAGCGGGCAGCGATGCTCCATACATTGTCATAGAATCCACAAAAGAAGAGACCAAAGGCCAAACAGAAGAGTTGACCTATGATTATCTCATCAATGCCACCGGACCTAAACTAAACTTTGATGCAACACCGGGTTTAGGTAACGGTAAAGGTGGCGTGGGGGAACATACGGTTTCTGTCTGTACAGCAGACCATGCTGTACATGCCAATGAAGCATTGAAAAAAGTGTTTGAAAAAGCAAAAGCAGGCGAGAGACAAAAACTGCTGATAGGTACAGGTCATGGTACGTGTACCTGTCAGGGGGCAGCCTTTGAGTACATTTTTAACATCGAACATGAAGCCAGAAAAGCAGGTATCCGTGATATGCTGGATATCAAATGGATCTCCAATGAATCATTCCTTGGTGACTTTGGTATGGGTGGCCTTCACATGAAAGTGGGAGGGTATACTGTCAGTTCCAAACTTTTTGCAGAATCACTATATGCTGAAAGAAATGTGCCATGGATCATCGGGGCCCATGTCAACAAAATAGAAGCGGGAAAACTCCATTATGAACTTTTGGATGGATCCATAGGTGAAGAGGAGTTCGACTTCTCTATGCTGATCCCACCATTTTCGGGTGTAGGACTACAAGCCTATGACAAAGACGGTTCAGACATAACAGATACACTCTTTGCACCGAACGGGTTTATGAAAGTGGATGCTAAATATGATGCAGGTACCTATGAGAACTGGAGAGCATCTGACTGGCCTAGAACCTACCAAAACCCATTATTTAAGAATATTTTTGCATGCGGTATCGCCTTTGCACCACCGCATCTTATCTCTAAACCGATGAGTTCACCAAACGGCACACCGATCAACCCTACACCACCAAGAACAGGCATGCCTGCAGGTATCATTGGTAAAGCAGTTGCCCACTCTGTATGCGATATGATCAAAAGTGGAGGCAGCGCACATCTTCATGAAGCTTCTATGGCAGAGATGGGTGCCGCGTGTGTGGCAAGTGCAGGGAAAGGTCTCTTTGATGGTCAGGCTGCAGCTATGACTGTCTACCCTGTTGTACCGGATTTTGAAAAGTACCCAGGGACAGGTCGTGATACAGACTATACCTTTGGAGAGATCGGTCTTGCAGGACATTGGATCAAACATATCCTACACCATATGTTCATCTACAAAGCAAAACTCAAACCAGGCTGGACGCTGATCCCGGAGTAA
- a CDS encoding ABC transporter substrate-binding protein, which produces MTVSFLQADVWNNPHNKEKSASNTLFTSFSISPKRLDPVVSYNANEWAFIGQIYEPPLQYNYLQRPYTLEPLTLTQMPTIRYLNKEREEVDENDKRVAFSEYRLDLRKDVMYQNHPAFAKNEKGDLLYDALSEEELEKIETLDDFQKQDTRHLLAADYAYAIKRMGVRQNHSPVLDTMQTYIVGLKAYSSAITKIAKEKKAKGEVLDLRAYDIPGVKVLDDHTLVIEIKGKYPQFLYWLTMNFFAPIPWEADIFYQQQGLEAKNLTLNWFPVGTGAYYLAENNPNKQMRLLKNPNFHNEAYPGSDQNDSGKKLPFIDEVVYALEKESIPLWNKFLQGYYDASGISSEAFDQAVQISSSGTMGLSEEMQQKGISLIGSVQPSIYYMAFNMVDPVVGGYTESARKLRQAISIAIDQEEYISIFMNERGMAAQSVIPPGIFGYEEGEEGTNSVVYDWVDGKRVRKSLAFAKQLLSEAGYPNGVSNKTGKPLKLHYDVTATGPDDRALMDWYRKQFDALGIQLVIRATDYNRFQDKVRKGKTQLFSWGWNADYPDPENFLFLLYGANASIDTNGVGINSANYKNPDFDKLFEKMKTMKNTPERMEMIRQMVKISREDAPWVWGIHPKSLALSHAWYRNVIPNAMANNTLKYKRIDAALRVEKQKKWNQPVVAPLFLMALFVLIMVFSLRRIYRNRQNRVIFQEEGRC; this is translated from the coding sequence ATGACAGTATCATTTCTCCAAGCAGATGTTTGGAATAACCCCCATAATAAGGAGAAGAGTGCCTCCAATACACTTTTTACCTCTTTTTCGATCTCTCCTAAAAGATTGGACCCTGTTGTCTCATATAATGCCAATGAGTGGGCATTCATCGGTCAAATCTATGAACCTCCGCTGCAATATAATTATCTTCAACGACCTTATACCCTTGAACCGCTTACGCTCACTCAAATGCCAACGATACGTTATCTGAATAAAGAGAGAGAAGAAGTGGATGAAAATGATAAGCGTGTAGCATTCAGCGAATACCGTCTGGACCTTAGAAAAGATGTCATGTACCAAAACCATCCTGCTTTTGCCAAAAATGAAAAAGGAGACTTGCTTTACGATGCATTGAGCGAGGAAGAGCTTGAAAAGATAGAGACACTGGATGATTTCCAAAAGCAGGATACCCGTCATTTGCTGGCAGCAGATTATGCCTATGCCATCAAGCGTATGGGGGTAAGGCAGAACCATTCTCCTGTTCTGGACACGATGCAGACCTATATTGTGGGGTTAAAAGCATATTCGAGTGCCATTACAAAGATAGCAAAAGAGAAGAAAGCAAAGGGAGAAGTCCTTGATCTTCGTGCGTATGATATTCCAGGTGTAAAGGTTTTAGATGATCATACCTTGGTCATAGAGATAAAAGGGAAATACCCGCAGTTTCTCTATTGGCTTACGATGAATTTTTTTGCACCTATTCCTTGGGAGGCAGATATCTTTTATCAGCAGCAGGGTTTAGAGGCTAAAAATCTGACGCTCAATTGGTTCCCTGTGGGGACAGGGGCATATTATCTGGCAGAGAACAATCCAAATAAACAGATGCGTCTGTTGAAAAACCCGAATTTTCATAATGAAGCGTATCCTGGTTCAGACCAAAATGATTCAGGGAAGAAACTGCCGTTTATAGATGAAGTTGTTTATGCCCTGGAAAAAGAGAGCATACCTTTATGGAACAAGTTTCTGCAGGGCTATTATGATGCATCGGGTATCAGCTCAGAAGCGTTTGACCAGGCTGTACAGATCTCTTCATCCGGTACGATGGGACTGAGTGAAGAGATGCAGCAAAAAGGCATATCGTTGATCGGGTCTGTGCAGCCTTCCATTTACTACATGGCATTCAATATGGTAGATCCTGTCGTCGGCGGATATACGGAGTCAGCGAGAAAGTTAAGACAAGCGATCAGTATTGCTATCGACCAGGAAGAGTATATCTCCATCTTTATGAATGAGAGAGGTATGGCAGCACAAAGTGTGATACCTCCCGGTATTTTTGGCTATGAAGAGGGGGAAGAGGGTACCAACAGTGTGGTCTATGACTGGGTTGACGGCAAGAGAGTACGCAAGTCATTGGCGTTTGCAAAGCAGCTTTTGTCAGAAGCAGGATACCCAAATGGTGTTTCAAATAAAACAGGAAAACCTTTAAAACTTCACTATGATGTCACTGCTACGGGTCCGGATGACAGAGCTTTGATGGATTGGTATCGTAAACAGTTTGATGCGTTGGGTATACAGCTTGTGATACGTGCGACTGACTATAACCGTTTTCAGGATAAAGTACGTAAAGGGAAGACACAACTTTTTTCATGGGGCTGGAATGCAGATTACCCGGATCCTGAAAACTTCCTCTTTTTGCTTTATGGAGCAAATGCCTCTATCGATACCAATGGTGTGGGGATCAACTCTGCAAATTATAAAAACCCGGATTTTGACAAACTCTTTGAAAAAATGAAAACGATGAAGAATACACCTGAGAGAATGGAAATGATACGTCAAATGGTAAAGATATCAAGAGAGGATGCACCCTGGGTGTGGGGTATTCACCCTAAATCTTTGGCATTGTCACATGCATGGTACCGTAATGTGATCCCTAATGCTATGGCAAACAATACACTGAAGTATAAACGTATTGATGCTGCATTGCGGGTAGAAAAACAAAAAAAGTGGAATCAGCCTGTCGTTGCACCACTGTTCCTCATGGCACTGTTTGTGTTGATCATGGTATTTTCACTTCGTCGTATTTATAGAAACAGACAGAACAGGGTGATCTTTCAAGAGGAGGGCAGATGTTAG
- a CDS encoding ABC transporter permease: MLAYIIRRILYAIPILIGVNLITFMLFFMVNSPDDMARAQLGAKQVTPALIQSWKEARGYDKPLFVNTKAQGLAQVSDTLFVQESLKLFSFDFGFSDSNRDIGSDIKERMIPSLSIALPTFVIALITNISLALLLVLFRGSMLDTSMMIIAVMIMSISGLFYIIAGQVLFSKIWHWVPISGYESGWDGIKFILLPVMIGVFSGLGSGVRWYRSIFLEQINQDYVRTARAKGLSEIKVLFGHVLRNGMLPILTGVVVIIPSLFMGSLIMESFFGIPGLGSYTIDAINSQDFAIVKAMVFLGSVLYILGLILTDISYTLFDPRVKLS; encoded by the coding sequence ATGTTAGCCTATATCATTAGACGTATACTGTACGCGATACCCATACTGATCGGGGTAAACCTGATCACCTTTATGTTGTTCTTTATGGTCAATAGTCCAGATGACATGGCAAGAGCACAGTTGGGTGCCAAACAGGTCACGCCTGCTCTCATACAGTCATGGAAAGAGGCAAGAGGGTATGATAAACCTCTGTTTGTCAATACCAAAGCCCAAGGTCTTGCACAGGTATCAGATACCCTTTTTGTACAAGAATCACTCAAACTTTTTAGCTTTGACTTTGGCTTTTCTGACAGCAACCGTGATATAGGATCAGATATCAAAGAGCGTATGATCCCCAGTCTCTCTATTGCTTTGCCTACCTTTGTGATCGCATTGATCACTAACATTAGTCTGGCATTGCTTTTGGTACTTTTTAGGGGTTCCATGTTGGATACAAGTATGATGATCATCGCAGTGATGATCATGTCGATTTCCGGACTCTTTTATATCATTGCAGGGCAGGTTCTTTTTTCCAAGATATGGCACTGGGTCCCTATATCGGGCTATGAGAGCGGATGGGACGGTATAAAGTTCATACTCTTACCCGTGATGATAGGTGTCTTTTCGGGGTTAGGGTCGGGTGTACGTTGGTACAGGAGTATCTTTTTGGAACAGATCAACCAGGATTATGTCCGAACCGCAAGGGCCAAAGGACTCTCTGAAATTAAAGTATTGTTCGGACATGTGCTTCGTAATGGGATGCTTCCTATTTTGACAGGGGTGGTGGTGATCATCCCCTCGCTGTTTATGGGAAGTCTTATTATGGAATCCTTTTTTGGTATTCCCGGACTTGGTTCCTACACGATCGATGCGATCAATTCACAAGATTTTGCTATCGTCAAAGCGATGGTCTTTTTAGGGTCGGTCCTTTATATCCTGGGATTGATCTTGACAGACATCTCTTATACACTTTTTGATCCGCGGGTGAAGCTCTCATGA
- a CDS encoding ABC transporter permease: MKLVLLWTDILVWALVIVLMLWSWVVSRSPQIKKQWQTIFRSSIAMASSTVLLFYLLFTLLDSIHLRFALHQEVQKSQEVVYGSEMVSLLDLLFEHNIQNTERTYSAPFATVEYASSIVVDDNGTTQQVHLPLKHVSTEDNLVKESLFALGVGLIWSLSLVVLHLWWRERSRFLLAWKETWQGESDLPWRTAYVTFIVLVMVFTWLYLLSDSYHVLGTDKVGNDVLYQSFKSIRTGVLIGILTTLIMLPVAVILGVSAGLFGGWVDDVIQYIYTTLSSIPGVLLIAAGVLSMQVMMSNHPGWFESTLERSDLRLLFLILILGVTSWTGLCRLLRAETLKISQMEFVTAAKAFGVSKLTIIRRHIVPNLMHIILISVVLDFSGLVLAEAVLSYVGVGVDPTMHSWGNMINQARLEMAREPMVWWSLFSAFVFMFILVLAANLFSDRIQTVLDPRNKV, translated from the coding sequence ATGAAACTGGTACTACTTTGGACAGATATATTGGTATGGGCATTGGTGATAGTTCTCATGTTGTGGTCATGGGTGGTCTCGCGTTCTCCTCAAATCAAGAAACAGTGGCAGACGATCTTTAGATCAAGTATCGCGATGGCCTCTTCCACGGTACTTTTGTTTTACCTATTGTTTACGTTGCTTGACTCTATACATCTGCGTTTTGCACTTCACCAGGAAGTGCAAAAGAGTCAGGAGGTCGTGTATGGATCCGAAATGGTCTCCCTTCTGGATCTACTCTTTGAACACAATATTCAAAATACAGAGCGTACCTACTCTGCACCCTTTGCAACGGTGGAGTATGCAAGTTCGATCGTCGTAGATGACAATGGAACGACCCAACAGGTCCACCTGCCTTTAAAGCATGTATCTACAGAAGATAACTTGGTCAAAGAATCTCTGTTTGCACTGGGTGTGGGGTTGATATGGAGTCTGTCACTGGTGGTGCTGCATCTCTGGTGGAGAGAGAGATCAAGATTTTTGCTTGCATGGAAAGAGACGTGGCAGGGAGAGAGTGACCTGCCATGGCGTACGGCTTATGTGACATTCATCGTCTTGGTCATGGTATTTACCTGGCTTTATCTGCTTAGTGACTCTTATCATGTATTGGGTACGGATAAAGTGGGCAATGATGTACTCTATCAAAGTTTCAAGAGTATTCGTACCGGGGTCCTCATAGGGATACTTACCACACTGATCATGTTGCCTGTAGCGGTGATCCTGGGTGTAAGTGCGGGGCTGTTTGGCGGTTGGGTAGACGATGTGATACAGTATATCTATACCACGCTCTCTTCGATCCCCGGTGTCTTGCTGATCGCAGCGGGGGTACTCTCGATGCAGGTGATGATGAGTAACCATCCTGGATGGTTTGAAAGCACCCTTGAACGTTCTGATCTGCGTCTGCTATTTCTTATTTTGATCCTGGGGGTCACTTCATGGACAGGGCTATGCAGACTGCTGAGAGCGGAGACGCTTAAGATCTCTCAAATGGAGTTTGTCACGGCAGCTAAAGCATTTGGTGTGAGCAAGTTGACGATTATCCGTCGTCATATTGTGCCAAACCTCATGCATATCATTCTTATCTCTGTGGTATTGGACTTTTCGGGCCTAGTACTTGCAGAAGCGGTACTCTCCTATGTAGGTGTAGGGGTTGATCCAACGATGCACTCATGGGGGAATATGATCAACCAGGCGCGACTGGAGATGGCGAGAGAACCTATGGTGTGGTGGTCACTCTTTTCGGCATTTGTCTTTATGTTTATCTTGGTGTTGGCCGCCAATCTGTTTTCTGACCGTATTCAAACAGTACTGGACCCGAGGAATAAAGTATGA
- a CDS encoding ABC transporter ATP-binding protein, which produces MSSILTVKNLSLSAGDEIVLDRVSFEIRHGEIFALVGESGSGKSLTSLAIMRLLPEAIAVRSGEIHLKENALFTLPESQMQTVRGKSIAMIFQEPMSALNPVMTVGSQVAEVLKVHLGLKKEQIREKVLSLFREVALKDPEERYHWYPHQLSGGQKQRVMIAIALACEPDLLIADEPTTALDVTIQAQVLGLLKKICKQRDLSILFITHDMAVVSEMADRVAVMKKGEIVEQAACKDFFMHPQHAYTQRLLEDARATKSYNKAEKGYAPLIEVEGLKVHFPIKKGFFQRTKGYVKAVDDVTFSIAKGKTLALVGESGSGKSTIGKAILSLLDEREGEVRFEKQNLVGLDKRALSPYRRKIQVVFQDPFSALNPRMTIANIIREGMISLDVGPKSRREQDRYIEALLLKVDLEAAHMHRYPHEFSGGQRQRIGIARALAVEPELIICDEPTSALDVSVRTQVLELLTRLQKESGVSYLFITHDLSIIPMIADEVAVMKEGKIVEQGLVEDVMENPRHPYTQTLLDSAPKLMYKEREDDNTI; this is translated from the coding sequence ATGAGTAGTATCTTAACCGTTAAAAACCTTTCGTTGAGTGCAGGGGATGAAATCGTTTTGGATCGTGTCAGCTTTGAGATTCGACATGGAGAGATTTTTGCTTTGGTCGGTGAGTCCGGGTCCGGGAAGTCATTAACCTCATTGGCTATCATGCGACTGCTTCCTGAAGCTATCGCTGTGCGTTCAGGAGAGATCCATTTAAAAGAGAATGCATTGTTTACTTTGCCAGAATCACAGATGCAAACAGTACGAGGCAAATCGATAGCGATGATCTTTCAGGAACCTATGTCCGCTTTGAATCCGGTGATGACGGTAGGTTCGCAGGTTGCAGAAGTACTAAAGGTGCATTTGGGGCTCAAAAAAGAGCAGATCAGAGAGAAGGTACTCTCACTGTTTAGGGAAGTTGCATTGAAAGACCCTGAAGAACGTTACCACTGGTATCCGCATCAACTCTCTGGCGGACAAAAACAAAGAGTGATGATAGCCATTGCACTAGCCTGTGAACCTGACCTGCTTATAGCGGATGAGCCTACAACGGCATTGGATGTTACGATACAGGCACAAGTGCTTGGGTTACTCAAAAAGATATGTAAGCAAAGAGACCTCTCTATTCTGTTCATCACACATGATATGGCTGTCGTTTCAGAAATGGCTGACAGGGTTGCCGTCATGAAAAAGGGAGAGATCGTTGAACAAGCAGCATGTAAAGATTTTTTTATGCATCCGCAACACGCTTATACGCAACGCTTGCTGGAAGATGCACGGGCTACCAAATCATACAACAAAGCAGAAAAAGGTTATGCGCCCTTAATTGAGGTAGAAGGATTGAAAGTACATTTTCCCATTAAAAAAGGTTTTTTTCAAAGAACAAAAGGGTATGTCAAGGCGGTAGATGATGTCACGTTTTCTATTGCAAAGGGAAAGACACTGGCACTGGTTGGAGAATCAGGAAGCGGTAAAAGTACCATCGGTAAAGCCATACTCTCTTTGTTGGATGAGAGAGAAGGAGAAGTGCGCTTTGAGAAACAAAACCTGGTAGGGCTCGATAAAAGGGCTTTAAGTCCTTACAGGCGTAAGATACAGGTGGTGTTTCAAGATCCTTTTTCTGCGCTAAACCCTCGAATGACCATCGCCAATATCATTCGAGAAGGCATGATCAGTTTGGATGTGGGACCAAAAAGCAGGAGAGAACAAGATCGGTATATTGAAGCCCTGCTTTTAAAAGTGGACCTGGAAGCTGCTCACATGCATCGTTATCCGCATGAGTTTTCAGGAGGACAACGTCAACGTATAGGTATTGCAAGAGCATTGGCGGTAGAGCCTGAACTGATCATTTGTGATGAACCTACTTCAGCATTGGATGTCTCTGTACGGACACAGGTCTTAGAGTTACTTACCAGACTGCAAAAAGAATCAGGGGTCTCGTATTTGTTTATCACACATGATCTCTCTATTATCCCTATGATAGCAGATGAGGTTGCTGTGATGAAAGAGGGTAAAATAGTTGAACAAGGTTTGGTAGAAGATGTGATGGAAAATCCTCGGCACCCTTACACACAAACATTACTTGATTCAGCACCAAAATTAATGTATAAAGAAAGAGAAGATGATAATACTATTTGA
- a CDS encoding HAD family hydrolase, translated as MIILFDLDGTLIDSTEAILESFDVAFKTFGAAVPDEESIKAEIGHPLDVMFATLGVEEGHVDAHVQAYKMHYRKISCAKTVLLPEAREAVELASQHAVLGVVTTKTAKYSIELLEHMGLMRYFDVLVGREDVENPKPHPEPIFKALSKLQSDKSKYWMIGDTPMDILAAKAANINSVGVTCGYADETLLLEHTDNVSKTALEAVKFITLQ; from the coding sequence ATGATAATACTATTTGATTTAGACGGAACACTGATAGATTCAACAGAAGCGATACTGGAGAGTTTTGATGTCGCATTTAAAACCTTTGGTGCAGCAGTACCGGATGAGGAATCGATCAAAGCAGAGATCGGACATCCTTTGGATGTGATGTTTGCAACACTTGGTGTAGAAGAGGGGCATGTGGATGCACATGTACAAGCCTATAAGATGCATTATAGAAAGATATCATGTGCAAAAACGGTCTTGCTTCCAGAGGCGAGAGAAGCAGTAGAACTTGCAAGTCAACATGCTGTCTTGGGTGTTGTCACGACTAAGACAGCCAAGTACTCCATAGAACTTTTGGAGCATATGGGGCTGATGCGCTATTTTGATGTATTGGTAGGCAGGGAGGATGTGGAAAATCCAAAACCACACCCTGAACCTATTTTCAAAGCGTTATCAAAACTGCAAAGTGACAAAAGTAAGTATTGGATGATCGGTGACACACCGATGGATATTTTGGCCGCCAAGGCAGCGAATATCAACAGTGTGGGTGTGACATGTGGATATGCAGATGAAACCTTGCTGCTGGAACATACGGATAATGTCTCTAAAACGGCTCTTGAGGCTGTGAAATTCATCACTCTGCAATAA
- the luxS gene encoding S-ribosylhomocysteine lyase, giving the protein MPLLDSFTVDHTKMIAPAVRVAKKMSSPCGDDITVYDLRFCVPNQEALSEKGIHTLEHLFAGFMRDHLNSKDVEIIDISPMGCRTGFYMSLLGSPKAKEVAKAWKKSMKDVLGVESKKDIPELNKYQCGTYKMHSLGEAQLIAHTVLDRGIGVMNNKKLKMTKKQLKEANK; this is encoded by the coding sequence ATGCCATTATTAGACAGTTTTACTGTAGACCATACGAAGATGATCGCACCTGCGGTACGTGTGGCTAAAAAGATGAGTAGTCCATGCGGAGATGACATCACGGTGTATGATCTGCGTTTTTGTGTACCTAATCAGGAAGCATTGTCGGAAAAAGGTATCCATACACTCGAACATCTCTTTGCCGGTTTTATGAGAGATCATTTGAATAGTAAAGATGTAGAGATCATAGATATCTCTCCTATGGGGTGTCGTACAGGTTTTTATATGTCACTTCTTGGGTCGCCGAAAGCCAAAGAGGTAGCCAAAGCATGGAAGAAATCGATGAAAGATGTCCTTGGTGTCGAAAGCAAAAAAGATATTCCAGAACTCAATAAGTATCAGTGCGGGACCTATAAGATGCATTCATTGGGTGAAGCACAGCTTATTGCACATACTGTTTTGGACAGAGGAATAGGCGTCATGAACAACAAAAAACTCAAAATGACAAAAAAACAACTCAAAGAGGCAAACAAATAA
- a CDS encoding tRNA (5-methylaminomethyl-2-thiouridine)(34)-methyltransferase MnmD, with protein MYNESLREEKNLVLCEDGTHTLFSVEFDEPYHSTKDGALHESLEKHVKPALSLSQKKSALTILDICFGLGYNTFATLYYIKKTGLKTKVHILSPEFDEGLVRSLDTFDFPAEFESIKEIIKAISSDLYYEDEQFKIEILLGDARKSIPKIQEKIDIIYQDAFSPAHNPLLWTKEYFSDIRAISKEDALLTTYSTAAAVRLGLYENAFYIFLHTGEKMRNSTVASLQRLDGLEYIDMELKKVRNPQARSMKDADYLKDMDR; from the coding sequence ATGTACAATGAGTCGTTAAGAGAAGAGAAAAATCTGGTACTGTGCGAAGATGGTACCCATACACTCTTTTCTGTTGAGTTTGACGAACCCTACCACTCTACCAAAGACGGGGCACTGCACGAGTCTCTAGAGAAACATGTCAAACCTGCACTCTCTTTGAGCCAAAAAAAGAGTGCATTGACGATTTTGGACATCTGTTTCGGCCTGGGGTATAATACCTTTGCCACACTTTATTACATCAAAAAAACAGGCTTAAAAACAAAAGTACACATACTCTCTCCGGAGTTTGATGAAGGACTGGTCCGTTCTCTGGATACTTTTGATTTTCCTGCGGAGTTTGAGAGTATCAAGGAGATTATCAAAGCGATTAGCTCTGATCTTTACTATGAAGATGAGCAGTTCAAGATAGAGATACTTCTGGGGGATGCAAGAAAAAGTATCCCTAAGATCCAAGAGAAAATAGACATCATCTATCAGGATGCCTTTAGCCCGGCACACAATCCGCTGCTTTGGACCAAAGAGTACTTTTCGGATATAAGGGCCATATCCAAAGAAGATGCCCTGCTTACCACCTACTCAACAGCGGCAGCTGTACGTCTGGGACTCTATGAAAATGCTTTTTATATCTTTTTACACACTGGTGAGAAGATGCGTAATTCGACCGTGGCCAGTCTCCAACGGCTTGACGGGTTGGAATATATCGATATGGAACTGAAAAAAGTGCGTAATCCCCAGGCACGCAGTATGAAAGATGCAGACTATTTAAAAGATATGGACCGTTAG
- a CDS encoding cupin domain-containing protein, producing MNIYDTITPESGETFTPLLTHKNIKINRIISSDQLDDTEYIQEEDEWLVLLEGEATLHLNQVEYLLTKGDTLFIPAKIPHRVLHTQNGTIWLTVHIF from the coding sequence GTGAATATTTACGACACTATCACACCTGAAAGCGGCGAAACCTTCACCCCGCTCCTCACACATAAAAATATCAAAATAAACCGTATCATCAGCTCAGACCAGTTAGATGACACAGAATATATCCAGGAAGAGGATGAATGGCTGGTCTTGCTCGAAGGTGAAGCGACACTGCATTTAAACCAGGTAGAGTATTTACTGACAAAAGGAGATACGCTCTTCATCCCTGCAAAAATACCCCATCGTGTATTACATACGCAAAATGGTACGATCTGGCTAACGGTCCATATCTTTTAA
- the ribE gene encoding riboflavin synthase, with protein sequence MFTGLIREIATVKSYQNNILTIQSKHPAKLGDSIAINGVCLTVIKVNSDGFDLELADETRSIIDESKLSGAVHMEPAMMMNDRFEGHIVQGHVDCVGTVSQITPRENATDFIVTVDPKYITHIIPKGSITIDGISLTVNEVGADHFRLTIIPHTLKETLMKDYKVGTKLNIETDMFARYIDHILAHRNSKKGMSWEEIDSLQMTY encoded by the coding sequence ATGTTTACAGGTCTGATACGTGAAATTGCTACGGTTAAAAGCTACCAAAATAATATATTAACGATACAGTCCAAACATCCAGCAAAACTTGGTGACTCCATCGCTATTAACGGTGTCTGCTTGACGGTCATTAAAGTAAACAGTGACGGTTTTGACCTTGAATTGGCAGATGAAACACGTTCCATCATCGATGAGAGCAAGCTCTCCGGTGCTGTACATATGGAACCAGCCATGATGATGAATGACCGTTTTGAAGGGCACATCGTACAGGGGCATGTCGATTGTGTCGGTACGGTTTCACAGATCACACCCAGAGAGAATGCCACAGACTTCATCGTCACAGTAGATCCAAAGTACATCACACACATCATACCCAAAGGCTCTATCACTATAGACGGTATCTCTCTAACTGTCAATGAGGTAGGCGCAGATCATTTCAGACTCACCATCATCCCGCACACCCTTAAAGAGACCCTGATGAAAGACTACAAAGTGGGAACCAAGCTGAATATAGAGACTGATATGTTTGCACGTTATATTGACCATATCTTGGCACACAGAAATTCGAAAAAAGGTATGAGCTGGGAAGAGATTGACAGCTTGCAGATGACATACTAG